The DNA segment ATTCCAACAGAGATAAACGGAGCCAAAGCTTGTCGTTGAAGTCAACCGGCAAGCAGGTCAACCGATAAGAACAAGTATATACCGAATTACGTAATCCAGTTATAGCCTCCAAATTTGTGTATTCTATTATGTTTTGTTGAGAGTAAGTTcctttgaattatataatctggtATTGTGGCCAGGATCCAGTTATAGCCTCCAAATTTATGTAATTCAGTatgttttgtttgaaaataaaagTCGTTGCATTACATAATGCGATATTCAAACCCGGATCTGATAGTAGTCTTGTATTATGTAATTTGGTACGATTTTTTGAGAATAAGgaattttggattacataatctatagTGTAATACCAAATTGGAATTAACATTTTAGTGTAATTTTAAAGAATTATGTCATTAAAGAGTGGACTATACTATTAGACTTTTGTATTGACCAGTTCATATGATTTtttgaataaaacaaaaacCTTTTAGATTGGATAATCCATGAGGTATTttgaaattacaaaaaaaaaacttgcaaATTGCATAATCCAGAAGCATACCATTCATAACACCTTCCACACCGAATTTGGAACAGCactctagattacataatccataagcaTATTATAAAAACAAGTCCATTATGGATTGATTGTTTCAGAACTACTACCCAATTTCGGATTAACATTTTGTCtttatgtaattcaaaatacatAATTGCAGAATTAGTAGAAGTTATGAATTACTGAATTTGAAAGGCccttatatttataatatatgctTATTGATTATGAAATTCGAAGATGCATTGGATTACCGAAACCGAAATATACatgtaaatgataaaaaaaacacgaAAACTTATCTCAAAACCACAACCATCATAAGGAAGCATCACAAAGAACCGCCAGCACAATTCACCACCACTACAACAACCATTAGCGCCTTCAACACTTACTCTCTtcattcaacaaacaacgtcaaGACCACCATAATTCCACAACCATTGTCTCAtgctttttaacttttttactaAAAGATATTTGtagaattataaaatttatggaGTGCTGAGAAAAATATATGGAAATGTAGAAGAAACAACTCGAATTATATCCCTTTTCTATTCTTTTGCAATCTATTATTCCGCATGAGCTTCCATAACTCTCACTTAAGTCATAGTTACTCTCATTATTTATCTGCGCTTCATTGAATTTTTTCACACATTCAGATCTCTCCCAGAAATCACATTGCATCAACATCGAAGAATCGTCGTAATGCATTGTTTCAATTAAGCAACATATAcgtcattcttttaaaaaatagaaaacacaCCCAGTGCATTTTCAAAACTTCCAAAATTACCTttcaatacaaatttaaaagttcaaaattcagaaaacttttgaaaaaacaaaTCCAAAATCGATTATGTTCCAAAAATGAAATTTTGGAATCGAATTTGAAAATCAAAAATCTCGTTCTAGAAATACAAACTCAGAAtacaaaaatacatttcaaaaaaaaattaaataaacaatcTCAAAATGGATTCCAAAAAGAattccaaaatttaaaaaagtgtTCCAAGTATTTTTTGATTCGCACCAGACTTTTATTTAAGGACATTTTTGTCGTAAATCGGAAGGAACTAGAGTATGTACCAAAGGGGAAAAGAACAAAGAACCAAAGCAATTGGAAGTCCGTAATTATGTAATCTTCTGGAAAATACAGCTGaccaatcaaaataattttagacAAAGTTTCACCACCACCTATATACAAAAAAGAAAACGAAAAGAAAAAAACCACGAACATCTTCGAGAAGCACCTGGTCCTTCACCTGTTATGGTATTGGATTTAGTCACCTGTCTCAAAATATTGTTCTTTTACTCCTAATGAGAGTAAACAGCATATATCACAAGGATAATCAACAGAgcaaatagaataaaaaacacTGCTACTCTATGCTAATGAAAGGAGCATATTTGCCAGTCGGTCTCCTAAGCCTCCGAGATAGGAAAGCCACTGAAGCTTCATCCATGGCAGTCAAGTTCTCAGCAACTTCTGAACATAATCTCCTACATCCGATCAATTGGTTCAGTGCGATCTTGCACAGCAAGCCCTTCTGAGACATCAGCAAGTGATTTGAGATTGCATTTTATTAAGGCCTCCACGAAGTAGCAGGTCTCATCTTTCGTGTTGCCATCAGGTATATCCACCACAAAAGATTCAATTACCAGTGTACCTGGCCTTCCATCAATGATTTCTGGGTGGAGAGACATGATAGACGAGTAGTTCTGAAAAATAGAAGATACAACTTAGGACAGTTTATTTTTTGTCAGCTCAGAAATATAAGATAGTTTAATCATTTAGCCCAACTTCTTAGTAAGGCCAAccatacaaaatatatataattactcATGCTGGACACAATGCTATTTGCATCTCTCATACAGATACATCAGTTATTACAGACAGCAAATCATTCATAACAGTTAAGTTCCACACCATTTACTCATCCTGACTTGTTTTTTTCACTCTAGTTCATGAAAGAGGAATTTAACTGGTTGACAATGAAGATTCTACTCACTCTATACATGCTACCATAAATTATAATACGCAGGATTGGAACCAGAACCAGCATAAGGAATTTCCCGATAATTTCATTACCTCCGAACTGAAATAACTCTAGCTACTTTCTGTTATCTAAATGGTTGACCAGAGCTTGaaacatttaaattaaatcaGGCTGTGTAATCCTCCATCTCTGTAAGAAATAATAATCCACTATACCCATAAGTACAACAAATAACAGCTAACCTTTCATTGATATTttgatttggaaaaaaaaactactaaaaAAACAGAGTCTAATATAAAAGACAACATGCATCAAAATTAATGAGTGAAGTTATCTTCAGAAAGAGAAAGACAAATTTATAAGCAAATATGATTCCCAAGCCTCCAAATAAATGCCAGCATTTGTAATGTTAGTTAGAGCTGAAAGTGTCTTACATATTTATTGGAAGAATGTGTGTATAGACCAAATCATTCAGTCAATTACTAGAATGTATGTATACATCAACTCATCCAACAAAGGCTTCTAATTAAAGATTTTTTAAGTGCCcagaaaaagaaaacagcatTTTTCATACCTTCTAATTGGTATGATGATGAACTCAACTCACACACAATGCAATTGAATGAAATTGGCAGACGAGGTTGAATATAAAGTACGGACATGCAGAGAAGAAGAGTGCTCACTTCAAGGGATACAAATGAGTTTTCAGAAGAACAAAACCAGATTCACACCAGCACAAGATTTTAGGCAAACTAaattccaaataaaaaaaattcagctACGTTGTAAGGATGTATTCATACCCTAAGTCTATGATCACCACCAATAATCCTGATGCTGAGAATATGCTCATTGTCATCGAGGAGTTCCAATCTTTCTGTACTTGTAGTGGCTGGAAGCCCTGATTTAACATCGACTTCTCTCAGACTCCCAATCTCAAGGTTTCCCCTTACAACACATCTACTCACAAATGGCTTGTACTTCTGTGGTTGATCAAACCTCCTCACCAAGGACCATACCTAGAGAAAGAAAATCTATGCacaataaataaacaatttcaAGCAGACATGGTAGGTGACAGCTTAGCATAAATATTAGCAATCTTAAAGAAAAAGTGTTTCCGCATTATACAGGACTGAAAAAAACACTGTCTGAAAGCACATGAAACTCTAGATTCAGAAGCTGAGGACgagaaaatggaaaaaaattatgttcaCTTTGAATTGTGGTTAATCTTCACTTAGAAAGGTAACCATTCAACTATACTATTGTAATACATTTCTGCAGAAACAAAACTAATAGTGTGTCCTGATTGAACCTACCAATCCAACAGTAGTGTTTATGTTTATTTGTAAATCTGACACAAATTTGTGATGATTCAACAGAGATTCTGTTAGATATAAGGAGAAGGGAAATAAGTTAACATAGTTAGAATATTAGCGTGTTGGTTACTTGAGATGTTAGTTAGATATAAATAGGGGAAGACGAGGAGAGAGAAGGATGTTACTTTTGTCAATGGAACTTTAGCTCTTCGTGGAGGAAAAACCCTTGGAGAATATTCAATAAAAATCCTTCTTCCTTTCTCTTTTCAATTCTAAAAGGAGGTTAGTTTTATCATATAGTTCGGTATGGATTCCCAGATTATTACATGAATTACATGCAACTCTAATGGGAGGTTACTCGAGTATCTATAGAACATATCACATAATGGCACAATCTTGATTTTGGCTAGGTGTGAAGGAAACAATCACCAAATTTGTGGCAGCTTGTTATGTATGAGGAGTCAATATCAAACAGTCTCCCCTGCCGTAATGTTGCAGACTTTGCCTATTTCGAGATCAATTTGGGAAGAAATCAGTATTGATTTCCTTATAGGGCTCCCAAATTCAAAAGGATATGAGGTGATTCTTGTGGTGGTGGAAAGTTTAAGCAATTATgtgcattttattttaataaaacacCCATATTCTGCAAAAAGGATTGATGAGATTTTTGTTAGAGATAACAAGGCTACATGATACGTATCCCCATTGTTAGTGATAGAGAACCTACTCTGATAGGTCCTTAGTTGTAAGCCGGTTTGACAACTCGTGTTCGTAACTAGATTGTACCGGTATGATAAGGAGAGTACCTTAAAGATTTGGGTGAATTTGATGGATATCGAATGAGTTGAACAATTAAGAGAGGGAACGAAAAATTGTGTAGCAAAAGaaaggtttttcaaatcaaacaaaacaaaggacTAAAGAGAATAGTGAAAATAAGTTGTCTAGGTTACCTAATAAACTAAGGGTGTTTTAGTAATTCAAAATAGGAACAGGGATGGGGCATGTATGTACATGCACATCCTGTTCCTATACCCAATTTAAAAAATCGAGTATTACCCATGCCCAGTCAATGCAAGGATTTGACGTCAAAATCAGGACGGGTTTAAGCAATTCCTACAAGGGCAAGTTTATTTGCCATTCCTAGCCAGGAAACCTTGTCTTGCAAAAAGTGTGGAATAATAAATAAGTATTGCAATTCCACTATTATTACATTAAAGAGGATTGTGTGTGACTTAGgatttttggtttttctttattGTAGGTGTAAGGGGATTTGTAACAATTGTTAAGATATAGGATGAGAAATTAATTAAGATAGTTAGAATATTAACGAGCTAGTTACTTAAGGTGTTAGATATAAGTAGGGGAAGGTGATGAGGGAGAAggaagttaattttttaaattcagcATTAGAATTTCGTGAAGGGTAAACCCTTTGAGGAGAGAGCGCtcttctatttcatgtttttcattctacttagtgaaaaactttcattttctttttcttttgaattcTTGGTTTCTAACAAAATGTTTCAACCTGTCAGATCTAATCATGATGGAGAATTGAGTGGAATGTTGGAGAAATTAGTCAACATGAAAGGATTGATGTTGGAAGAAGGAAGCACAAATCTTGATTATATTAAGAAATTGTTGTTAAAGAGTAATCAGAAAAATAAGACCGTGGAGGAAGATAACTATGTAAATCAAGTTGATCAACTTCAAAAGAAGCACCAAGATGATTTTGGACCAAGAAAGTTATCTTCCTTCGAAGGGGGAAGATCCACGGTGATAGCTTGCGAGGgcaaatgtttttctttttgaagtTCAACAAATCAAGTCTTCAAAAGGGTTAAAATTGGCCTTGATAGTATGGAAGGGAGTGTTGTCGACTGGTATCAATATGGCATTGGAAAACCAAGAACCCTTcttgaaaagagtttttcaagAAGCCTTAATAAGATGATTTGGAGAGAAAATTAGAGGTCATACATATGAAATATTGTCATCATTGAGGCGTATTGGAAGTAGAAGAGTACACACAAGAATTTAAGTTATTGGTTTGCGCAAGTTAACCCCAATGCGGAGGACGAATGTTAGGTTATTTTATGGTTAGGTTGCATCATGATATTGGGAGCATGGTGCATCCACATTATCCTAACGATCTTCTTACTTGAGCCATGGAGGTAATCCGAGATGTGGAAGAAGCTATGAAATATGTTCAAGGTTACAAGAGTGTATGAGGAAAATTGTTAGGTGCAACATCGAGTCAAAACATATCAAGGAGAATGCAGAGTTGTTGCAAGAGGAGGTTCAATGAGCAACACCTCATATGCAAAATAcgtgaaaagaaaataatgaaggAAGGTGATTTATGATAGAAGCCTATTCTTTTAGTcttctttttagtttctttttTGGATGGAGATTGGAAAAGAATTGAAGTGCGAAAGCATTGTAAAACTCAAGAGGAGTTTTCGGTGTTTGAAGTAGAAGAGAAAATCATGTGCAAGTGATAGGTGAAGCCAACTCACTAGGAAAAAATCTAGAAGGAGACTAATCAAAAGAGAACTTAGGAACAAGTTGAATGGCTAATTGAGcaacatttcattactaattccaAGTTAAAATTTACAAGAAGGGAGCACTCCTATTTATAGCCTTCTTGGACGTCCGTTTGGAGGAGAGTGAGGTGGGaaaatttgaattcaaaaccCAATTGACACATGAGTGGAGAAGGTGACACGTATCCACTCATGCTTTCTACATGTCCCTCATGCATCTTGCGCCCTCACTTAATGCTTGGACGGTCTAGGGTTCATTTGTGATGGCAACCGTCCACCCACACACAACCACATAATAAGGACGATGAAGACCTAGAGTTTGTTTATGGACTTACTTTCAAATATGGGCCTGATCGGACTTTTGTTTATCtttgtaggcccaatcaagaAGACAACTCTAGGATGAAGAAATGTACAAAGCATATCTAAGAAGACCTCTAAGTCATCAAAACATTAACTAGAATTTTGGTCAAAAGAACACAAGACTAAGTTTCGGctgactagtcaacattatttttgagtcaagctttagcttaaataaattgtataaagtttaggatttcatgggccatgtgttgggcctagtagcataaaataattgggcCAAATATTTTGGCCAAGTAgcataggtttttgggcttgtatttggacCAATAGTAGAATATGTCTAGCTAGGGTTAGAAGTGACTAGTTAGGGTTacaattgggcttctttgagTCCAATGTAACCATAAAATGTCATATAAGACGAAAATTACCATGACAAGAAGCACATGGACGTCCTCATGACAGCCTAGGAGTGGAGgggatttagcatggaaggtgtgagctacacatggaaagcatgagtccacatggcaccttctcattggaaagctttattttgaatttttcaaattttggctccaaaatgttcaacCCCTTCCAATATAAATAAGTGGCAAATTACATGTAAAGAAAATATCAGATATTAGAGTTATGCTGCCAATATTGCAAACAAAGCTCTCCCCTCTCTAGGGTAGACACCTTGTTTGATCTCTCTCATAATCTCCAAGTGATTAGGCCTAACCTATCACTCTCCATACTCCTCACGGCACTCCAAGGAGGAGCTCTTTGCAGCTCCTCCTTGTCCTCCATACTTCATTGCTTCCGCCACTCCATTCTACATTTGAAGAACCAAGTCAATCCATGGAGATTTCAAGCTATCAATTTGGGCTTGAAGCAGCCTAATTGAAACCCTAGATAGGCTTCTCAAACCCTAATCTACTataagcccaaatacaagcccaaaatcCTATTCTTCTTGGTCCAACTACAAGATCCAATTATTCTATACTACTTGacccaatacatggcccatgaaatccCATTTTACTCTACACATATACAAACTAAAGTCTAACAATGATGATAAGAATTCGGGCCCACTGAGGTCAGTTGTGTCCCAGTCTTCTTGTATTCTCTTGACCAAAGCTATAGTTGTTGTTCCATGACTTAAGGTTTTCTACCAGTTGCTCTGTACATTTCTTAATCCTGAGTTGTCCTCTTTATTGGGCCCACAAAGGGCAGATAAAGGCCCATTTAGGCCCATTTTGCTGGTAAGGTCTTGGATAAACTTCTAGGTCTTCAACCTCCTAATTCTGTGGATGTTGTGGTTAAAAGGTTTTCCATCACTTTTGGCATGCAAGAGTGTATGCACTTGGACATCATGACAAGATTCCAAAAAGAATAGACCAGTATTCAAGGTTATGAAACCCTATGGTTAACCCTTAAACTTGAGTCACCGAGTTTAGAAAAAAAAGGCTCAAAACGGTGTTTCATTAACATTAGGTTAGATTTTAGGGTTTCCTTGGTTCCCATACCTCACGTTCACGGTGCCATCTTCCTAATTGTCGTTGTCACACCGCGCACCGTCGTTGAACCGTGCAGCCTCGTCATCGCACTGCGCCGCACATCATCGCCGTCGCACTGCGTCGCGCGCCACTTGCGAATCACCGCAGAAGTATTTGTTGCTGCTGTTCTAGGTTGGATTTAGGGTATTTTAAATTGGATGTAGGGTTAATTTTAAATTGGGTTTATGGTGTTTAAAattgggtttaggatttagggttagAGATTTTTAAATTAAGGTTATTTTTAGGTTTTAGGGTTTGGAATTTTTTGGATAGATTGTGGATTTTTGGGCAGACTAGggattaaatgatttttttaaagatttttggcagatgaagatgaagatggagatgatgatAGAGATGATCATGAAGATCTTCGAGATAATTTCCTTAGAGGATTAGATGAATGA comes from the Phaseolus vulgaris cultivar G19833 chromosome 8, P. vulgaris v2.0, whole genome shotgun sequence genome and includes:
- the LOC137824879 gene encoding abscisic acid receptor PYL8-like, with the protein product MNEIGNGGLNNVEMEHIRRHHRHEPGENQCGSALVKHIRAPVPQVWSLVRRFDQPQKYKPFVSRCVVRGNLEIGSLREVDVKSGLPATTSTERLELLDDNEHILSIRIIGGDHRLRNYSSIMSLHPEIIDGRPGTLVIESFVVDIPDGNTKDETCYFVEALIKCNLKSLADVSEGLAVQDRTEPIDRM